The following proteins are encoded in a genomic region of Lytechinus variegatus isolate NC3 chromosome 7, Lvar_3.0, whole genome shotgun sequence:
- the LOC121418843 gene encoding ESF1 homolog isoform X2, whose protein sequence is MDFKSDSRFAAVAKDPRYRQVPKLERKVKIDKRFQGMFTDKRFKLKYSVDKRGRPENQTSKENLKKFYELEEDEEEAIKDVSDEDSERGESAGRHCLKKKQTRRRSGREVVMAFKRRKARLSASEDRGKKISDTFTKKAMSIPSSSRDQCTLRRGDRLTRSEEDDSDSEDDESGLGSDDTPEKRLRGTVLDSESDSESDTDSKPSWQKQMGVDFARGEGNIETSSSESDSDDEVAVTSTQGPVIDEICHSWGELDAEAPREEATSCRLAVCNIDWDCVTASDLFVLLNSFKPSGGVLHSVKIYPSEFGLERMREEDAKGPQELVEKDKKKEKLSGIQQERYQREKLRKYQMQRLKYYYAVVDCDSADTANAIYDQCDGMEYETSASKLDLRFVPDDTTFDHEPKDTASEAPDASQFKPLEFQTTALTRSSVQLTWDENDKRRAKETDELFKSRKKMEEMESHIQAYLASSSEEEEEEEEEDGRKDGDEDDLNEEDSENDNPESEKDRINKYRNLLKGIEEKEKQDGDKDMEMEISWEPGLKESTQEIVKKKAESTDATPWEKYLEKKKEKKKERKQERKKLRAQHENAVETEEPMQAFSDDELPDGVDLNDSFFKDSLKESKSGGKSKKKGKKEEVMKTDEELKEEKQRKAALELLMLDEEDDGRQHFNLKNIMENENMTKSKRKRQLKQQRKLGQQEEAPAAVRDNFEINTADPRFDALFTSHEYAIDPSDPQYKKTKAMETLISEKQKRREKREVEDEKRTVEKKEKKMDVEVSQLVRSIKNKTEQFHSRKKLKTDS, encoded by the exons ATGGATTTCAAAAGTGATTCCCGATTTGCAGCTGTTGCCAAAGACCCTCGCTATCGGCAGGTTCCGAAACTTGAACGAAAAGTTAAGATTGATAAGCGTTTCCAGGGCATGTTCACAGATAAACGATTCAAGCTGAAATACTCAGTGGACAAACGGGGTCGCCCAGAAAATCAGACCTCCAAGGAGAATCTGAAGAAGTTTTACGAACTGGAGGAAGATGAGGAAGAGGCAATAAAAGATGTGTCAGATGAAGACAGTGAGAGAGGTGAAAGTGCAGGGAGACATTGtctaaagaaaaaacaaacaaggaGGAGAAGTGGTCGAGAAGTTGTTATGGCTTTCAAAAGGAGAAAAGCAAGGTTATCTGCTTCAGAAGACAGaggtaaaaaaatcagtgaCACATTCACAAAGAAAGCGATGTCCATACCCAGTTCATCCAGAGACCAATGCACATTGAGGAGAGGTGACAGATTAACTAGGAGTGAAGAGGATGATTCTGATAGCGAGGATGACGAAAGTGGGCTTGGCAGTGATGATACTCCTGAAAAGAGATTGAGAGGAACAG TGCTAGACTCTGAATCAGACTCTGAGTCGGACACAGACTCTAAGCCCTCATGGCAGAAGCAGATGGGCGTCGACTTTGCTCGCGGTGAAGGAAACATAGAGACAAGTTCTTCCGAATCTGACTCGGATGATGAGGTGGCAGTGACTTCTACACAGGGACCTGTCATTGACGAGATCTGCCACAGCTGGGGTGAACTGGATGCAGAAGCTCCAAGGGAAGAAGCTACAAGTTGCAGATTAGCTGTCTGTAACATCGATTGGGACTGCGTTACAGCCAGCGACCTCTTTGTACTTCTTAACTCGTTCAAGCCTTCTGGAGGAGTTCTTCATTCTGTGAAG ATATACCCCTCCGAGTTTGGCTTGGAGCGGATGCGGGAGGAGGATGCTAAGGGTCCACAGGAGCTGGTAgagaaggataagaagaaggagaagtTGAGTGGTATCCAGCAGGAGCGATATCAGAGGGAGAAACTTCGCAAGTATCAGATGCAGAG GTTGAAGTATTACTATGCTGTGGTCGATTGTGACAGTGCTGATACAGCCAATGCTATTTATGACCAGTGCGATGGCATGGAGTATGAAACTAGTGCATCAAAACTAGATCTCAG GTTTGTACCAGATGACACCACCTTTGACCACGAACCTAAGGACACAGCCAGCGAGGCCCCGGACGCCTCTCAGTTCAAACCCCTGGAGTTCCAGACGACTGCCCTGACCCGGTCCAGCGTCCAACTGACATGGGATGAGAATGATAAGAGGAGGGCTAAGGAGACCGATGAACTCTTCAAGAGCAGGAAGAAGATGGAGGAGATGGAGTCTCATATCCAGGCATACCTAGCATCATCTAgtgaggaagaggaggaggaggaggaggaggatggtcgGAAGGATGGAGATGAAGATG ATTTAAATGAAGAGGATAGTGAAAATGACAACCCTGAGAGCGAGAAGGACCGTATCAACAAATACCGGAATCTCCTGAAAGGCATAGAAGAGAAGGAGAAACAAGATGGAGATAAAGATATGGAGATGGAGATTTCATGGGAACCAG GGCTAAAGGAATCCACACAAGAAATAGTGAAGAAGAAAGCAGAATCCACAGATGCTACTCCATGGGAAAAATActtggagaagaagaaggagaaaaagaaagaacgtaagcaggaaagaaagaaactgAGAGCCCAACATGAAAAT GCTGTTGAAACTGAAGAACCAATGCAGGCTTTCAGTGATGATGAACTCCCAGATGGTGTTGATCTGAATGACTCTTTCTTCAAGGATTCTCTCAAGGAAAGCAAATCAG GtggaaaaagcaaaaagaagggaaagaaggaaGAAGTCATGAAAACAGATGAAGAATTGAAAGAAGAGAAGCAAAGGAAG GCTGCTCTTGAATTGTTAATGCTGGATGAAGAGGATGATGGCAGGCAGCACTTTAACCTTAAGAACATCATGGAGAATGAGAACATGACAAAAAGCAAACGCAAGAGGCAATTGAAGCAACAGCGCAAGCTTGGCCAGCAGGAGGAAGCCCCAGCTGCCGTCCGAGACAACTTTGAGATCAACACAGCAGACCCTCGATTCGATGCCCTGTTCACATCACACGAGTATGCCATCGACCCGTCAGATCCTCAGTACAAGAAGACCAAAGCGATGGAGACATTGATCAGTGAGAAACAGAAGAGGAGGGAGAAGAGAGAAGTGGAAGATGAAAAGAGAACTgtggagaaaaaagagaaaaagatggACGTAGAGGTTTCACAGCTTGTCAGATCAATCAAGAATAAGACTGAGCAGTTTCATTCAAGAAAGAAACTCAAAACTGATTCATGA
- the LOC121418842 gene encoding protein arginine methyltransferase NDUFAF7, mitochondrial-like isoform X2: MEGLKQRIRTLGPITVADYMKEVLTSPVGGYYMQGDVFGERGDFITSPEISQMFGELIALWIIHEWSRLGCPRPLQLVELGPGRGTLADDVLRVFKQFPQLPLDTLSLHLIEVSPGMSDVQHKTLTGHQRRLKDEVNGGVIDGIPYRSASIKGGIPVSWYTSLSQIPSGFTCFLAHEFFDALPIHKFQKSSSGWREIMIDVDDDSNSPQDLRFVLSPAPTPASNSFIQASETRDHVEVCPTAAVIVQEMAGRIYSDGGMALIVDYGHDGTKTDTFRGFKNHQLHDVLSEPGTADLTADVDFAYLRRMVGDRAATYGPIHQGLFLQMMGIDTRLKALLKSTPSEEHKNLISGYKMLTQPDQMGERFKFFSILPHLPNQYVPAGFR, translated from the exons ATGGAGGGATTGAAACAGCGTATCCGTACTCTAGGTCCCATCACAGTAGCAGACTATATGAAGGAAGTCCTTACAAGTCCTGTTGGG GGTTACTACATGCAGGGAGATGTGTTTGGTGAGAGAGGAGATTTCATTACTTCCCCAGAGATTAGTCAGATGTTTGGAGAG CTGATAGCTCTGTGGATCATCCATGAATGGTCAAGATTAGGATGTCCGAGACCCCTACAGCTGGTAGAGCTTGGTCCTGGTAGAGGTACCCTTGCTGATGATGTACTCAGG GTTTTTAAGCAGTTTCCTCAGCTTCCCCTGGACACCTTGAGCCTCCATCTCATTGAGGTGAGTCCTGGGATGAGTGATGTCCAGCACAAGACACTCACAGGTCACCAACGGAGGTTAAAGGATGAGGTCAATGGAGGGGTCATCGATGGTATACCATACAGGTCCGCATCAATCAAGGGGGGTATTCCAGTCTCATGGTACACAAGTCTTTCCCAAATTCCAAGTG GTTTCACATGCTTCCTTGCACATGAATTCTTTGATGCCTTACCAATTCATAAATTTCAG AAAAGTTCTTCAGGATGGCGAGAGATAATGATTGATGTGGATGATGATTCTAACAGTCCTCAAGACCTCAGGTTTGTCCTGTCACCAGCCCCTACGCCGGCTTCTAATTCCTTCATCCAG GCATCAGAAACGCGAGACCATGTAGAGGTGTGCCCGACTGCTGCGGTCATTGTCCAAGAGATGGCAGGACGTATCTATAGTGATGGCGGCATGGCACTCATTGTTGACTACGGACATGATGGCACCAAAACAGATACTTTCAGG ggttTCAAAAACCACCAGCTCCATGATGTGCTGAGTGAACCTGGTACAGCAGACCTTACAGCTGATGTAGACTTTGCTTACCTCAGACGTATGGTTGGGGATAGAG CTGCTACCTATGGCCCCATTCACCAAGGTTTGTTCTTGCAGATGATGGGAATAGACACAAGACTAAAG gcTTTACTGAAAAGCACACCTTCGGAGGAACACAAGAACCTTATCAGCGGCTACAAGATGCTGACCCAGCCAGATCAAATGGGCGAGAGATTCAAATTCTTTTCTATCCTACCTCATCTACCAAACCAGTATGTTCCAGCTGGATTCAGATGA
- the LOC121418843 gene encoding ESF1 homolog isoform X1: MDFKSDSRFAAVAKDPRYRQVPKLERKVKIDKRFQGMFTDKRFKLKYSVDKRGRPENQTSKENLKKFYELEEDEEEAIKDVSDEDSERGESAGRHCLKKKQTRRRSGREVVMAFKRRKARLSASEDRGKKISDTFTKKAMSIPSSSRDQCTLRRGDRLTRSEEDDSDSEDDESGLGSDDTPEKRLRGTVLDSESDSESDTDSKPSWQKQMGVDFARGEGNIETSSSESDSDDEVAVTSTQGPVIDEICHSWGELDAEAPREEATSCRLAVCNIDWDCVTASDLFVLLNSFKPSGGVLHSVKIYPSEFGLERMREEDAKGPQELVEKDKKKEKLSGIQQERYQREKLRKYQMQRLKYYYAVVDCDSADTANAIYDQCDGMEYETSASKLDLRFVPDDTTFDHEPKDTASEAPDASQFKPLEFQTTALTRSSVQLTWDENDKRRAKETDELFKSRKKMEEMESHIQAYLASSSEEEEEEEEEDGRKDGDEDDLNEEDSENDNPESEKDRINKYRNLLKGIEEKEKQDGDKDMEMEISWEPGLKESTQEIVKKKAESTDATPWEKYLEKKKEKKKERKQERKKLRAQHENKAVETEEPMQAFSDDELPDGVDLNDSFFKDSLKESKSGGKSKKKGKKEEVMKTDEELKEEKQRKAALELLMLDEEDDGRQHFNLKNIMENENMTKSKRKRQLKQQRKLGQQEEAPAAVRDNFEINTADPRFDALFTSHEYAIDPSDPQYKKTKAMETLISEKQKRREKREVEDEKRTVEKKEKKMDVEVSQLVRSIKNKTEQFHSRKKLKTDS; the protein is encoded by the exons ATGGATTTCAAAAGTGATTCCCGATTTGCAGCTGTTGCCAAAGACCCTCGCTATCGGCAGGTTCCGAAACTTGAACGAAAAGTTAAGATTGATAAGCGTTTCCAGGGCATGTTCACAGATAAACGATTCAAGCTGAAATACTCAGTGGACAAACGGGGTCGCCCAGAAAATCAGACCTCCAAGGAGAATCTGAAGAAGTTTTACGAACTGGAGGAAGATGAGGAAGAGGCAATAAAAGATGTGTCAGATGAAGACAGTGAGAGAGGTGAAAGTGCAGGGAGACATTGtctaaagaaaaaacaaacaaggaGGAGAAGTGGTCGAGAAGTTGTTATGGCTTTCAAAAGGAGAAAAGCAAGGTTATCTGCTTCAGAAGACAGaggtaaaaaaatcagtgaCACATTCACAAAGAAAGCGATGTCCATACCCAGTTCATCCAGAGACCAATGCACATTGAGGAGAGGTGACAGATTAACTAGGAGTGAAGAGGATGATTCTGATAGCGAGGATGACGAAAGTGGGCTTGGCAGTGATGATACTCCTGAAAAGAGATTGAGAGGAACAG TGCTAGACTCTGAATCAGACTCTGAGTCGGACACAGACTCTAAGCCCTCATGGCAGAAGCAGATGGGCGTCGACTTTGCTCGCGGTGAAGGAAACATAGAGACAAGTTCTTCCGAATCTGACTCGGATGATGAGGTGGCAGTGACTTCTACACAGGGACCTGTCATTGACGAGATCTGCCACAGCTGGGGTGAACTGGATGCAGAAGCTCCAAGGGAAGAAGCTACAAGTTGCAGATTAGCTGTCTGTAACATCGATTGGGACTGCGTTACAGCCAGCGACCTCTTTGTACTTCTTAACTCGTTCAAGCCTTCTGGAGGAGTTCTTCATTCTGTGAAG ATATACCCCTCCGAGTTTGGCTTGGAGCGGATGCGGGAGGAGGATGCTAAGGGTCCACAGGAGCTGGTAgagaaggataagaagaaggagaagtTGAGTGGTATCCAGCAGGAGCGATATCAGAGGGAGAAACTTCGCAAGTATCAGATGCAGAG GTTGAAGTATTACTATGCTGTGGTCGATTGTGACAGTGCTGATACAGCCAATGCTATTTATGACCAGTGCGATGGCATGGAGTATGAAACTAGTGCATCAAAACTAGATCTCAG GTTTGTACCAGATGACACCACCTTTGACCACGAACCTAAGGACACAGCCAGCGAGGCCCCGGACGCCTCTCAGTTCAAACCCCTGGAGTTCCAGACGACTGCCCTGACCCGGTCCAGCGTCCAACTGACATGGGATGAGAATGATAAGAGGAGGGCTAAGGAGACCGATGAACTCTTCAAGAGCAGGAAGAAGATGGAGGAGATGGAGTCTCATATCCAGGCATACCTAGCATCATCTAgtgaggaagaggaggaggaggaggaggaggatggtcgGAAGGATGGAGATGAAGATG ATTTAAATGAAGAGGATAGTGAAAATGACAACCCTGAGAGCGAGAAGGACCGTATCAACAAATACCGGAATCTCCTGAAAGGCATAGAAGAGAAGGAGAAACAAGATGGAGATAAAGATATGGAGATGGAGATTTCATGGGAACCAG GGCTAAAGGAATCCACACAAGAAATAGTGAAGAAGAAAGCAGAATCCACAGATGCTACTCCATGGGAAAAATActtggagaagaagaaggagaaaaagaaagaacgtaagcaggaaagaaagaaactgAGAGCCCAACATGAAAAT AAGGCTGTTGAAACTGAAGAACCAATGCAGGCTTTCAGTGATGATGAACTCCCAGATGGTGTTGATCTGAATGACTCTTTCTTCAAGGATTCTCTCAAGGAAAGCAAATCAG GtggaaaaagcaaaaagaagggaaagaaggaaGAAGTCATGAAAACAGATGAAGAATTGAAAGAAGAGAAGCAAAGGAAG GCTGCTCTTGAATTGTTAATGCTGGATGAAGAGGATGATGGCAGGCAGCACTTTAACCTTAAGAACATCATGGAGAATGAGAACATGACAAAAAGCAAACGCAAGAGGCAATTGAAGCAACAGCGCAAGCTTGGCCAGCAGGAGGAAGCCCCAGCTGCCGTCCGAGACAACTTTGAGATCAACACAGCAGACCCTCGATTCGATGCCCTGTTCACATCACACGAGTATGCCATCGACCCGTCAGATCCTCAGTACAAGAAGACCAAAGCGATGGAGACATTGATCAGTGAGAAACAGAAGAGGAGGGAGAAGAGAGAAGTGGAAGATGAAAAGAGAACTgtggagaaaaaagagaaaaagatggACGTAGAGGTTTCACAGCTTGTCAGATCAATCAAGAATAAGACTGAGCAGTTTCATTCAAGAAAGAAACTCAAAACTGATTCATGA
- the LOC121418842 gene encoding protein arginine methyltransferase NDUFAF7, mitochondrial-like isoform X1 produces MLRSTILRQKIISICNFKNCILRCGNIRCSGSRLPHYPWRTASTRCHGSSAAVAKESIVMEGLKQRIRTLGPITVADYMKEVLTSPVGGYYMQGDVFGERGDFITSPEISQMFGELIALWIIHEWSRLGCPRPLQLVELGPGRGTLADDVLRVFKQFPQLPLDTLSLHLIEVSPGMSDVQHKTLTGHQRRLKDEVNGGVIDGIPYRSASIKGGIPVSWYTSLSQIPSGFTCFLAHEFFDALPIHKFQKSSSGWREIMIDVDDDSNSPQDLRFVLSPAPTPASNSFIQASETRDHVEVCPTAAVIVQEMAGRIYSDGGMALIVDYGHDGTKTDTFRGFKNHQLHDVLSEPGTADLTADVDFAYLRRMVGDRAATYGPIHQGLFLQMMGIDTRLKALLKSTPSEEHKNLISGYKMLTQPDQMGERFKFFSILPHLPNQYVPAGFR; encoded by the exons aTGTTGCGTTCTACTATTTTGCGACAAAAGATCATCAGTATTTGCAATTTTAAGAATTGCATCCTTAGATGTG GTAATATCAGATGTTCAGGAAGCCGACTCCCCCATTATCCATGGAGAACAGCATCTACACGTTGCCATGGTAGCAGTGCAGCAGTCGCAAAGGAGAGTATCGTGATGGAGGGATTGAAACAGCGTATCCGTACTCTAGGTCCCATCACAGTAGCAGACTATATGAAGGAAGTCCTTACAAGTCCTGTTGGG GGTTACTACATGCAGGGAGATGTGTTTGGTGAGAGAGGAGATTTCATTACTTCCCCAGAGATTAGTCAGATGTTTGGAGAG CTGATAGCTCTGTGGATCATCCATGAATGGTCAAGATTAGGATGTCCGAGACCCCTACAGCTGGTAGAGCTTGGTCCTGGTAGAGGTACCCTTGCTGATGATGTACTCAGG GTTTTTAAGCAGTTTCCTCAGCTTCCCCTGGACACCTTGAGCCTCCATCTCATTGAGGTGAGTCCTGGGATGAGTGATGTCCAGCACAAGACACTCACAGGTCACCAACGGAGGTTAAAGGATGAGGTCAATGGAGGGGTCATCGATGGTATACCATACAGGTCCGCATCAATCAAGGGGGGTATTCCAGTCTCATGGTACACAAGTCTTTCCCAAATTCCAAGTG GTTTCACATGCTTCCTTGCACATGAATTCTTTGATGCCTTACCAATTCATAAATTTCAG AAAAGTTCTTCAGGATGGCGAGAGATAATGATTGATGTGGATGATGATTCTAACAGTCCTCAAGACCTCAGGTTTGTCCTGTCACCAGCCCCTACGCCGGCTTCTAATTCCTTCATCCAG GCATCAGAAACGCGAGACCATGTAGAGGTGTGCCCGACTGCTGCGGTCATTGTCCAAGAGATGGCAGGACGTATCTATAGTGATGGCGGCATGGCACTCATTGTTGACTACGGACATGATGGCACCAAAACAGATACTTTCAGG ggttTCAAAAACCACCAGCTCCATGATGTGCTGAGTGAACCTGGTACAGCAGACCTTACAGCTGATGTAGACTTTGCTTACCTCAGACGTATGGTTGGGGATAGAG CTGCTACCTATGGCCCCATTCACCAAGGTTTGTTCTTGCAGATGATGGGAATAGACACAAGACTAAAG gcTTTACTGAAAAGCACACCTTCGGAGGAACACAAGAACCTTATCAGCGGCTACAAGATGCTGACCCAGCCAGATCAAATGGGCGAGAGATTCAAATTCTTTTCTATCCTACCTCATCTACCAAACCAGTATGTTCCAGCTGGATTCAGATGA